The Myxococcales bacterium genome window below encodes:
- a CDS encoding chloride channel protein encodes MTKARFSPTERQRLFGLTILIGGVCGLVAVAFHLSIRWVESITIEPAFEATGDIWIAWVIAVPTLGALVSGVMLYYLPGARGSGVPQVKVAYASKVMKLRLRDSVGKFVIGTIQIGTGSSLGREGPTVQICSGVAKAIGKLGGVTAQNLKLLLPVGSAAGIAAAFNAPIAAVTFTIEEIVGKLDQTLLSGVIVAAALAAVVERSVLGENPVFTIPMGYGLDHASSLVIYAALGVVAALVSVAFTESLLVLRKRFNASTRMPVWFRPAIGGLVTGVLAVTAMYLVHTRGITGGGYGVLGGALSGQYVVGVLLALGALKLVATVFSYASGGAGGIFAPSLFMGAMLGGAFGALDVEVFGHAHSEVGSFALVGMGAVFAGTVRAPITSVLIIIEMTAGYGLTLPLMIANMMAYGLARQLRPTPIYEALLEQDGVQLHPKVIDAIDGLAIDKVKLDVDYATFTPSEGARRMLQVLSTAGRQEVFPVLDKSQRLVGLIVLADLTALAAESDLEGLVCAADIMRPPVALRPVEVVNHALHVMMSMGVRELPVVDAERRVLGLLDEAAIAHEYMRARTASKAAAEAEAAGDADTELLEIPRDAV; translated from the coding sequence TTGACCAAGGCGCGGTTCAGCCCGACCGAGCGGCAGCGCCTGTTCGGCCTGACGATCCTGATCGGCGGCGTGTGCGGCCTGGTCGCGGTGGCGTTTCACCTCAGCATCCGCTGGGTCGAGTCGATCACGATCGAGCCGGCGTTCGAGGCCACCGGCGACATCTGGATCGCGTGGGTGATCGCGGTGCCGACGCTCGGCGCGCTGGTGTCGGGGGTGATGCTCTACTACCTGCCGGGCGCGCGCGGCAGCGGCGTGCCCCAGGTCAAGGTCGCCTACGCCAGCAAGGTCATGAAGCTGCGGCTGCGCGACTCGGTCGGCAAGTTCGTGATCGGCACGATCCAGATCGGCACCGGCTCGTCGCTCGGGCGCGAGGGCCCGACGGTGCAGATCTGCTCGGGCGTCGCCAAGGCCATCGGCAAGCTCGGCGGCGTCACGGCCCAGAACCTCAAGCTGCTCCTGCCGGTCGGCTCGGCCGCCGGGATCGCCGCCGCCTTCAACGCGCCGATCGCCGCGGTCACGTTCACGATCGAGGAGATCGTCGGCAAGCTCGACCAGACGCTGCTGTCGGGCGTGATCGTCGCCGCCGCGCTCGCCGCCGTGGTCGAGCGCAGCGTGCTCGGCGAGAACCCGGTCTTCACGATCCCGATGGGCTACGGCCTCGACCACGCGTCGTCGCTCGTGATCTACGCCGCGCTCGGGGTCGTCGCCGCGCTGGTGTCGGTGGCGTTCACCGAGTCGCTGCTGGTGCTGCGCAAGCGCTTCAACGCGTCGACCCGCATGCCGGTGTGGTTCCGCCCCGCGATCGGCGGCCTCGTCACCGGCGTGCTCGCGGTCACCGCGATGTACCTGGTCCACACCCGCGGCATCACCGGCGGCGGCTACGGGGTCCTGGGCGGCGCGCTGTCGGGCCAGTACGTCGTCGGCGTGCTGCTGGCGCTGGGCGCGCTCAAGCTGGTCGCGACGGTGTTCTCGTACGCCAGCGGCGGCGCCGGCGGCATCTTCGCGCCGTCGCTGTTCATGGGCGCGATGCTGGGCGGCGCGTTCGGCGCGCTCGACGTCGAGGTGTTCGGCCACGCCCACTCCGAGGTCGGCTCGTTCGCGCTGGTCGGCATGGGCGCGGTGTTCGCGGGCACGGTCCGGGCGCCGATCACGTCGGTCCTGATCATCATCGAGATGACCGCGGGCTACGGCCTGACGCTGCCGCTGATGATCGCGAACATGATGGCCTACGGCCTCGCGCGCCAGCTCCGGCCGACCCCGATCTACGAGGCGCTGCTCGAGCAGGACGGCGTCCAGCTCCACCCCAAGGTGATCGACGCGATCGACGGCCTGGCGATCGACAAGGTCAAGCTCGACGTCGACTACGCGACGTTCACGCCGAGCGAGGGCGCGCGCCGGATGCTGCAGGTGCTGTCGACCGCCGGGCGCCAGGAGGTGTTCCCGGTGCTCGACAAGAGCCAGCGCCTGGTCGGCCTGATCGTGCTCGCCGACCTGACCGCGCTCGCCGCCGAGTCGGATCTCGAGGGCCTGGTGTGCGCCGCCGACATCATGCGCCCGCCGGTCGCGCTGCGCCCGGTCGAGGTCGTCAACCACGCGCTCCACGTGATGATGTCGATGGGCGTGCGCGAGCTGCCGGTGGTCGACGCCGAGCGGCGCGTGCTCGGGCTCCTCGACGAGGCCGCGATCGCCCACGAGTACATGCGCGCCCGGACCGCGAGCAAGGCCGCGGCCGAGGCCGAGGCCGCGGGCGACGCCGACACCGAGCTGCTCGAGATCCCGCGCGACGCGGTCTGA
- a CDS encoding elongation factor Tu, with amino-acid sequence MQKLIVNVGTIGHVDHGKTTLTAALTQVMARRHGGVGLAFDQIDSAPAERAKGITINLAHVEYESARRRYAHVDCPGHADYVKNMITGASQMDGAILLVDGTQGSQAQTREHILLARQVGVAHLVVFVNKLDVADRELVDLVVLDVDELLRGFGYVDVPVVCGSALQALAAATAGRLDDPWVATIEELVATMDRAIPDPVRDVTAPFLMAVEGVHTIDGIGTVVTGRVGRGTLPVGAKVELVGRRDGEIEEIVVTGVESFHREQREARAGENVGLRLRGVKRDEIARGMVLAAPGSLAPHRGGRAELYLLTTREGGRAKAIRTGYRPQLFVGATDVTATLDVGVEMLPGARAEVGFALDRPIALEPGVRFAVREGGRTIGAGLVTEVG; translated from the coding sequence ATGCAGAAGCTCATCGTCAACGTCGGTACGATCGGTCACGTCGACCACGGCAAGACCACGCTGACGGCCGCCCTCACGCAGGTGATGGCGCGCCGGCACGGCGGCGTCGGCCTGGCGTTCGATCAGATCGACAGCGCCCCGGCCGAGCGGGCCAAGGGCATCACGATCAACCTGGCCCACGTCGAGTACGAGTCGGCCCGGCGTCGCTACGCCCACGTCGACTGCCCCGGCCACGCCGACTACGTCAAGAACATGATCACCGGCGCGTCGCAGATGGACGGCGCGATCCTGCTGGTCGACGGCACCCAGGGCTCGCAGGCGCAGACCCGCGAGCACATCCTCCTGGCGCGCCAGGTCGGCGTGGCGCACCTGGTCGTGTTCGTCAACAAGCTGGACGTGGCCGACCGCGAGCTGGTCGACCTGGTCGTGCTCGACGTCGACGAGCTGCTGCGCGGCTTCGGCTACGTCGACGTGCCGGTGGTCTGCGGCTCGGCGCTGCAGGCGCTGGCGGCGGCCACGGCCGGGCGCCTGGACGATCCGTGGGTGGCGACCATCGAGGAGCTGGTCGCGACGATGGATCGCGCCATCCCCGATCCGGTGCGCGACGTGACGGCGCCGTTCCTGATGGCGGTCGAGGGTGTCCACACCATCGACGGCATCGGCACGGTCGTCACCGGTCGAGTCGGCCGCGGCACGCTGCCGGTCGGCGCCAAGGTCGAGCTGGTCGGTCGCCGCGACGGCGAGATCGAGGAGATCGTCGTCACCGGCGTCGAGTCGTTCCACCGCGAGCAGCGCGAGGCCCGCGCCGGCGAGAACGTCGGCCTGCGCCTGCGCGGGGTCAAGCGCGACGAGATCGCGCGCGGCATGGTGCTGGCGGCCCCCGGGTCGCTGGCGCCGCACCGCGGCGGTCGCGCCGAGCTGTACCTGCTCACCACCCGCGAGGGCGGTCGCGCCAAGGCGATCCGGACCGGCTACCGGCCGCAGCTGTTCGTCGGCGCCACCGACGTCACCGCGACCCTCGACGTCGGCGTCGAGATGCTGCCCGGGGCCCGGGCCGAGGTCGGGTTCGCGCTCGACCGGCCGATCGCGCTCGAGCCCGGCGTCCGGTTCGCCGTCCGCGAGGGCGGGCGCACGATCGGCGCCGGCCTGGTCACCGAGGTCGGGTAG
- a CDS encoding tetratricopeptide repeat protein: MPRPTDPARQRDLAAAEAAVAAARAGSYAADARHTRALARAGVELAERAGWSVLVAEALVTDVDAALIAGDYAGLDDEVFRAARLATEARAEPAAAAAWIAGVRVLAALGRPQEALAIAHAADAALARLDRPGPQPAALLEAEAAALEATGDFAAAMARDDQALALRTAATGADALPVGDVLNHKAILASRQGDHAGAEALHRRVLALRTRLLGADHPDVASSLDNLGAVIYHQGRLDEAAALYQQALAARRAALGPDHEDVGTSLNNLGGVYLDRGELAAAEDHFARALATWARVFGQEHPSLAIPLGNLGDVALARGDAARALVVCRRAYAVEAKASGDRSPELAYSLTCEGEALTAAGQPAAAIDVLARALELREAAAVDAAELARTASRWRSRSTRAASIARGSCGSPRPPATRSPVRPPRRAARGPRRWCGDGELDPPHIPRIERARALGGTAGAAGAIERTRVERVVGAVRRVERPGPDLRRDRGHVVGVPPGLRAGHVVLMGGECHAEPPSRALDRW, from the coding sequence GTGCCGCGGCCGACCGACCCGGCGCGCCAGCGCGATCTGGCGGCCGCCGAGGCCGCGGTGGCCGCGGCCCGCGCCGGGAGCTACGCCGCCGACGCCCGCCACACCCGCGCGCTGGCGCGCGCCGGCGTCGAGCTCGCCGAACGCGCGGGCTGGAGCGTGCTGGTCGCCGAGGCCCTGGTCACCGACGTCGATGCCGCGCTGATCGCCGGCGACTACGCCGGCCTCGACGACGAGGTGTTCCGCGCCGCGCGGCTCGCGACCGAGGCCCGCGCCGAGCCCGCCGCGGCCGCGGCGTGGATCGCCGGCGTCAGGGTGCTGGCGGCGCTGGGGCGGCCGCAGGAGGCGCTGGCGATCGCGCACGCCGCCGACGCCGCGCTGGCGCGGCTGGACCGGCCCGGGCCGCAGCCGGCGGCGCTGCTCGAGGCCGAGGCCGCGGCGCTCGAGGCCACCGGCGACTTCGCCGCCGCGATGGCGCGCGACGATCAGGCCCTCGCGCTGCGCACCGCCGCCACTGGCGCCGACGCCCTGCCGGTGGGTGACGTGCTCAACCACAAGGCGATCCTGGCCTCGCGGCAAGGCGACCACGCCGGCGCCGAGGCGCTGCATCGCCGCGTGCTCGCGCTGCGCACGCGCCTGCTCGGCGCCGACCATCCCGACGTCGCGTCCTCCCTCGACAACCTCGGCGCCGTCATCTACCACCAGGGCCGGCTCGACGAGGCCGCCGCGCTGTACCAGCAGGCGCTGGCCGCGCGCCGCGCCGCGCTCGGCCCCGACCACGAGGACGTCGGCACCTCGCTCAACAACCTCGGCGGCGTCTACCTCGATCGCGGCGAGCTGGCAGCCGCCGAAGATCACTTCGCCCGGGCCCTCGCCACCTGGGCGCGCGTGTTCGGTCAAGAGCACCCGTCGCTGGCCATCCCGCTCGGCAACCTCGGCGACGTCGCGCTGGCCCGCGGCGACGCCGCCCGCGCGCTCGTCGTCTGCCGCCGCGCCTACGCCGTCGAGGCGAAGGCCTCCGGCGACCGCTCGCCCGAGCTGGCCTACAGCCTCACCTGCGAGGGCGAGGCGCTCACCGCCGCCGGGCAGCCCGCCGCCGCGATCGACGTCCTCGCGCGCGCCCTCGAGCTGCGCGAGGCCGCCGCCGTCGACGCCGCCGAGCTCGCGCGCACCGCCTCGCGCTGGCGATCGCGCTCGACGCGCGCGGCCTCGATCGCCCGCGGGTCGTGCGGCTCGCCCAGGCCGCCCGCGACGCGTTCACCGGTCCGGCCGCCGCGGCGCGCCGCGCGCGGGCCGAGGCGCTGGTGCGGGGACGGTGAGCTCGACCCGCCGCACATCCCGCGGATCGAGCGCGCGCGCGCCCTCGGCGGCACCGCCGGCGCCGCCGGCGCCATCGAGCGGACCCGCGTAGAACGCGTCGTCGGCGCGGTCCGTCGCGTCGAGCGTCCAGGTCCGGACCTTCGGCGCGATCGCGGCCACGTCGTCGGCGTGCCGCCAGGCCTCCGCGCCGGTCACGTCGTGCTGATGGGCGGGGAGTGCCACGCGGAGCCGCCATCACGCGCGCTCGACCGCTGGTGA
- a CDS encoding ClpX C4-type zinc finger protein translates to MSWLKRVLGRGRPTDPAEPDVSCSFCGRHRREVRKLVSGPGVYVCDGCVLLCDQILDDEAHKDGEASYYAGALLSAVAQLGAHAPYARARPALRAVIELGRRHRLVLREVMGSAVHLDDLDTAVAALRAIPAADRTPIDTIDLGGLLADLEHHDEAVTALATVEPGAVDGIGAVLHTLHDVQARLERGGLDASAIATLRGRVTELEGATATLPAGASADAVRARRLGVMTVAALAARSLDAAEHSARAYLAACPDCALAHHYLARVLTARGDVGGARAARAAGLEFAHPEGPYAARLSSTTAESSPFR, encoded by the coding sequence ATGTCGTGGCTCAAGCGCGTCCTCGGACGGGGGCGGCCGACCGATCCGGCCGAGCCCGACGTCAGCTGCTCGTTCTGCGGGCGCCACCGCCGCGAGGTCCGCAAGCTCGTCTCCGGACCGGGGGTGTACGTCTGCGACGGGTGCGTGCTCTTGTGCGACCAGATCCTCGACGACGAGGCCCACAAGGACGGCGAGGCCAGCTACTACGCGGGGGCGCTCCTGAGCGCGGTCGCACAGCTCGGCGCGCACGCCCCCTACGCCCGCGCCCGGCCCGCCTTGCGCGCCGTGATCGAGCTTGGCCGCCGCCACCGGCTCGTGCTGCGTGAGGTGATGGGCTCGGCCGTGCACCTCGACGACCTCGACACCGCGGTCGCCGCGCTCCGGGCCATCCCGGCGGCCGACCGCACCCCGATCGACACGATCGATCTCGGCGGGCTCCTCGCCGATCTCGAACACCACGACGAGGCCGTGACGGCGCTCGCGACCGTCGAGCCGGGCGCCGTCGACGGGATCGGCGCCGTGCTCCACACGCTGCACGACGTCCAGGCCCGGCTCGAGCGCGGTGGGCTCGACGCGAGCGCGATCGCGACGCTGCGCGGTCGGGTCACGGAGCTCGAGGGCGCGACCGCCACCCTCCCTGCGGGCGCGAGCGCGGACGCCGTCCGCGCGCGGCGGCTCGGCGTCATGACCGTGGCCGCGCTCGCCGCTCGCTCCCTCGACGCGGCCGAGCACAGCGCGCGCGCCTACCTGGCCGCCTGCCCAGACTGCGCGCTGGCGCACCACTACCTGGCCCGGGTCCTCACCGCCCGCGGCGACGTCGGTGGCGCGCGCGCGGCCCGCGCCGCCGGCCTCGAATTTGCCCACCCGGAAGGCCCCTACGCCGCCCGCCTGTCGTCCACCACCGCCGAGTCCTCGCCGTTCCGCTGA